The following proteins are co-located in the Piscirickettsia litoralis genome:
- a CDS encoding GNAT family N-acetyltransferase, producing MRVRLRKITSHDDVAMAQIIRGVLTEFGANRPGFAWQDPEIDYLSCAYDKQGAAYYVIEDDKKIMGGGGLMALAGVAGICELQKMYLLPASRGLGLGMKLIDKLIDTATKFGYQACYLETLLCMEGANHLYQKTGFKRLDQSLGDTGHSSCDAFYVKKLSSAISTIDK from the coding sequence ATGAGAGTTCGTTTAAGGAAAATCACGAGTCATGACGATGTTGCTATGGCTCAAATTATTCGAGGCGTATTGACCGAGTTCGGTGCAAACCGCCCCGGCTTTGCTTGGCAAGATCCAGAAATTGATTATCTTTCTTGCGCTTACGATAAGCAAGGGGCCGCTTATTATGTTATTGAGGATGATAAGAAAATTATGGGTGGAGGAGGGTTAATGGCATTAGCGGGGGTAGCGGGGATCTGCGAGCTGCAAAAAATGTACTTGCTACCAGCTTCTCGTGGCCTGGGTTTAGGCATGAAATTAATCGACAAGTTGATTGATACTGCAACAAAATTTGGTTATCAGGCCTGTTATCTTGAGACTTTGTTGTGCATGGAAGGCGCGAATCATCTTTATCAAAAAACAGGTTTTAAGCGATTAGATCAATCGCTCGGGGACACTGGGCATAGCAGCTGTGACGCCTTTTATGTTAAAAAGCTCAGCTCGGCTATTTCCACCATAGATAAATAG
- the cydC gene encoding thiol reductant ABC exporter subunit CydC, with amino-acid sequence MLGLIFLLMVVSGFCVPLLAERLGHKTGINLVTEIAQLRTHCIDSAQGLMEILSFGRERRALTALQIKHGKLLQLQSRMNHIDALSQALILLLTGLALWLALYFGVQLVLAEQLNGVNLALIAFAVLAAFEAIMPLPLAFQYLGRTKKAVSRLLDLAEQKPAVLFTEKDNNSDFSGKYSIEFNQVSFAYPEREAIFENLNLKINQGEKVAIVGSTGAGKTTLIQLLTRVFDPASGVINIANTHIKNFSESSLRGLMSVVSQRSHLFNMSLRDNLLIAKPKASDRELYQALKTAQLLDVVEQLPEGLNTWVGEHGSRFSGGQIRRIAIARAVLADLPILLLDEPTEGLDPITADEFMKSLTELMVGRTVLLITHRLTDVQDMDKIAVMENGQIIEFGTEAELLGANKRYAGLYAQYHLI; translated from the coding sequence TTGCTTGGTCTGATTTTTTTACTGATGGTGGTGAGTGGTTTTTGTGTACCTTTATTGGCTGAGCGTTTAGGTCATAAAACAGGAATAAACTTAGTTACAGAAATTGCTCAATTACGCACGCATTGCATTGATAGTGCACAAGGCTTGATGGAAATACTTAGCTTTGGTCGTGAGCGTCGTGCTTTAACGGCGTTGCAAATAAAACATGGTAAATTACTGCAATTACAATCGCGTATGAATCATATTGATGCGCTTTCACAAGCGCTGATTTTATTACTGACAGGCTTGGCATTGTGGCTTGCTCTTTACTTTGGTGTGCAGCTTGTGCTTGCTGAGCAACTCAATGGGGTGAACCTGGCGCTAATTGCATTTGCGGTACTTGCAGCATTTGAAGCGATTATGCCTTTACCGCTCGCATTTCAATACTTGGGCCGGACGAAAAAAGCAGTCAGCCGTTTGCTTGATTTAGCAGAACAAAAGCCAGCGGTATTATTTACAGAGAAAGATAATAATAGTGATTTTTCTGGAAAGTATAGTATAGAATTTAACCAAGTTAGTTTTGCCTACCCTGAACGTGAGGCAATTTTTGAAAATCTTAATTTAAAAATTAATCAGGGTGAAAAAGTGGCGATAGTCGGCTCGACAGGGGCGGGAAAAACAACCCTAATTCAGTTATTAACCCGAGTATTTGATCCGGCCTCTGGTGTAATTAATATCGCGAATACTCATATTAAAAATTTTAGTGAGTCGAGCCTAAGGGGGTTGATGAGTGTTGTCTCACAACGCAGCCATTTATTTAATATGAGTTTGCGTGATAACTTATTGATTGCAAAACCTAAAGCAAGTGATCGCGAGCTTTATCAAGCGTTAAAAACTGCCCAGTTGCTCGATGTGGTTGAACAACTCCCTGAAGGCTTAAATACTTGGGTGGGTGAGCATGGTTCCCGTTTTTCCGGTGGACAAATTCGCCGTATTGCGATTGCCCGTGCAGTGCTTGCAGATCTCCCTATTTTATTATTGGACGAGCCGACAGAGGGGTTGGACCCTATTACAGCCGATGAGTTTATGAAAAGTCTCACTGAATTAATGGTGGGTCGCACGGTATTATTGATCACGCATCGCTTAACTGATGTGCAAGATATGGATAAAATTGCAGTGATGGAAAATGGCCAGATTATTGAGTTTGGAACTGAAGCAGAACTATTAGGGGCGAATAAGCGCTATGCTGGTTTATATGCTCAATATCATTTGATCTAA
- a CDS encoding OmpP1/FadL family transporter, translating into MVGIFKKSKFDSKGLSSFGPYEETATAWSQGYIVGALYQWTENTSIGLSYNHFFETNLDATGTYHSKIAAQFPDTINIGLRHRVNDKLTVMLNLQEVLWRQFYLQQHTEIASGMTSSAHSHLNLKNSHLLSAGLAYRFTRKNVLDLGIGVDDGKFTISSRRLWLSAGLSHRFSKQCSIGLSYLYGSKQTSTVEAENPVTLASGGNTLAEQVNTLTMQSSNIVQIVALGFHYRF; encoded by the coding sequence TTGGTTGGCATTTTCAAAAAAAGCAAATTTGACTCTAAAGGTCTGTCAAGCTTTGGTCCATATGAAGAAACTGCAACCGCTTGGAGTCAAGGGTATATTGTTGGAGCTTTATACCAGTGGACGGAAAATACATCTATTGGCTTAAGTTATAACCACTTTTTTGAAACGAATCTCGATGCAACTGGGACTTATCACTCTAAAATTGCTGCACAGTTTCCTGACACGATAAACATTGGTCTGAGACATCGCGTGAATGACAAACTGACTGTCATGCTAAATCTACAAGAAGTATTATGGCGTCAGTTTTATCTTCAACAGCATACAGAAATTGCTTCAGGTATGACGAGTAGCGCACATTCTCATCTGAACTTAAAAAATAGTCATTTACTGTCGGCAGGCTTGGCCTATCGCTTCACCCGTAAAAATGTTTTAGATCTGGGTATTGGTGTTGATGATGGTAAATTCACTATATCGAGTCGCCGATTATGGTTAAGTGCAGGGCTGAGTCATCGCTTCTCTAAACAGTGTTCGATTGGCTTAAGCTATTTATATGGGAGTAAGCAAACGAGTACGGTTGAGGCAGAAAATCCGGTGACTCTTGCTAGTGGTGGAAACACGCTTGCTGAGCAAGTGAATACACTGACAATGCAATCAAGTAATATTGTTCAAATTGTTGCTTTAGGTTTTCATTACCGCTTTTAA
- the nhaD gene encoding sodium:proton antiporter NhaD, translated as MKFTKTRIFAFITLISLLWPGLSLAASAGGAPLNLNMTSSFAGLLALTVFIIAYLFVMSEEFTHLRKSKPVIVAAGIIWIIVSILAATVGSSAAAEAAIRHNLLEYAELFLFLLVAMTYVNAMEERNVFEALRAWLTQKGFTYRQLFWITGILAFFISPIADNLTTALVMCAVVMAVGSSNKKFVALGCINIVVAANAGGAFSPFGDITTLMVWQKGILDFTEFFAIFLPSVINYLIPAAIMTLAVPKVHPKAHDEKVHMKVGARRTMVLFLLTIVTAVSFHNFLHLPPAAGMMLGLGYLQFFGYYLKMLEKRRRKQIGDAADNYVFDIFKKVQRAEWDTLLFFYGIILCVGGLSTIGYLSILSEAMYGQWGQALGLSAIHNATPANIFVGVLSAIVDNIPVMFAVLTMQPEMSHGQWLLVTLTAGVGGSMLSIGSAAGVALMGQAKGAYTFFSHLKWTWAIALGYIASIICHLYLNADLFSKPIS; from the coding sequence GTGAAATTTACAAAAACACGCATTTTTGCGTTCATTACTCTGATCAGCTTGTTATGGCCGGGCTTAAGCCTCGCTGCAAGCGCAGGTGGAGCGCCCTTAAACCTTAACATGACCTCTTCATTTGCAGGCTTACTTGCTCTGACTGTCTTTATCATTGCTTATTTGTTTGTCATGTCCGAAGAGTTTACCCATTTACGAAAATCCAAACCTGTCATTGTTGCTGCCGGGATAATCTGGATTATCGTATCAATATTAGCAGCTACAGTAGGCTCTTCAGCCGCAGCAGAAGCTGCAATACGCCATAACCTATTGGAATATGCTGAGTTGTTCCTCTTCTTATTGGTTGCGATGACTTATGTCAATGCCATGGAGGAGAGAAACGTCTTTGAAGCCTTGCGCGCTTGGTTAACACAAAAGGGTTTTACCTACAGACAGCTCTTTTGGATTACAGGTATTCTCGCCTTCTTTATTTCACCGATTGCCGACAACTTGACCACCGCACTGGTCATGTGTGCTGTGGTGATGGCTGTAGGGAGCAGTAATAAAAAGTTTGTCGCCTTAGGCTGTATTAATATTGTTGTTGCTGCCAATGCCGGCGGTGCCTTTAGTCCATTTGGTGATATCACCACCTTGATGGTCTGGCAAAAAGGCATACTCGATTTCACTGAGTTCTTTGCGATCTTCTTGCCTTCAGTCATCAATTATCTCATACCCGCAGCAATCATGACGCTTGCAGTCCCCAAAGTACACCCTAAAGCGCATGATGAGAAGGTTCACATGAAAGTCGGCGCTCGCAGAACCATGGTATTATTTTTACTCACGATTGTGACTGCTGTCAGCTTCCACAATTTCCTCCACTTACCTCCGGCTGCGGGAATGATGCTCGGTTTAGGCTACCTACAATTCTTCGGCTATTATCTCAAAATGCTGGAAAAACGCAGGCGTAAACAGATCGGTGATGCTGCTGACAACTATGTCTTTGACATCTTCAAGAAAGTACAGCGTGCCGAGTGGGATACCTTACTCTTTTTCTACGGCATTATCCTTTGCGTCGGCGGCCTATCTACAATCGGCTACCTAAGCATCTTGTCAGAGGCGATGTATGGCCAATGGGGTCAAGCGCTTGGACTATCTGCGATTCATAATGCGACACCGGCCAATATTTTCGTCGGTGTGCTTTCAGCCATCGTTGATAATATCCCGGTGATGTTTGCAGTACTCACCATGCAACCTGAAATGTCACACGGCCAATGGCTGCTTGTCACTCTCACCGCTGGGGTCGGTGGTAGCATGCTTTCCATCGGATCTGCCGCCGGAGTAGCCCTCATGGGCCAAGCTAAAGGAGCTTATACCTTCTTTAGCCACTTAAAATGGACATGGGCAATTGCATTAGGCTATATCGCCTCGATTATTTGCCATCTCTATTTAAATGCAGACCTTTTCTCTAAACCCATCAGCTGA
- a CDS encoding peptide MFS transporter: MRLLHVLPKGVGSILFVESCELFGRFGITALLVFYLKQSLGFSDTHAFLLYTTFVALFSATPALAGLFIGRYVNYHQSALIGIFFMMLGNLLLVIPETQLVYLSLALIAVGFGFFYPGLTTLLGRLYDRSSGGRDAGFTLYYMAKNIGALFAPIICGFIGQAYGYHYAFLLSSFVMMIGFFFYFKMHANLTTIIDEQATHPLPFSLTVLSAVIAVFVLYAVLDYHLVNYLIAACVIGFLLRVAPFMKQHIKVIAIIFALMFFAIIFGGSLGQGGTTLNLFIMRMVDRHMFGIEIPPSVYYALDPVFMMVIGPILAIVYTKLAKRKLEPSSLYKCMFGLITLSIGFGVFILAAQHAMQLQGQVTSLYIVIAFIIFPLAELFIMPVALSMITKISPKELTATMTGMWMLSQSVGSLLTNSLSKLGAVSFKVDAPAAYVHAGSIYRYGFSATALLLLGSGVLMGLGSYLLQRRSQSARYLVAA, from the coding sequence ATGCGTCTGTTACATGTATTACCCAAAGGGGTTGGCAGTATCTTATTTGTAGAATCCTGTGAGCTATTTGGCCGCTTTGGTATTACTGCACTGCTTGTTTTTTATTTAAAGCAAAGTTTAGGCTTTAGTGACACGCATGCTTTTTTACTTTACACGACTTTTGTGGCGCTATTTAGTGCAACACCGGCTTTAGCGGGTTTGTTTATTGGTCGTTACGTGAATTATCACCAGTCAGCCTTGATAGGCATCTTTTTTATGATGTTGGGTAATTTACTCTTGGTGATTCCAGAGACTCAGCTTGTTTACTTATCGCTTGCGCTGATCGCTGTGGGTTTCGGCTTTTTCTATCCAGGTTTAACGACTTTATTGGGACGCCTCTATGATCGCTCTAGCGGTGGGCGCGACGCCGGTTTTACACTCTATTATATGGCTAAAAATATTGGCGCTTTATTTGCACCGATTATCTGTGGTTTCATAGGCCAAGCCTATGGCTATCATTATGCATTTTTGCTGTCTAGTTTTGTGATGATGATTGGTTTTTTCTTTTATTTTAAAATGCATGCGAACTTAACAACGATCATCGATGAGCAAGCAACACATCCGCTGCCTTTTAGTTTAACGGTGCTAAGTGCTGTGATTGCGGTATTTGTGTTGTACGCTGTGCTGGATTACCATTTGGTGAATTATCTAATCGCAGCCTGTGTCATTGGTTTCTTGCTACGTGTCGCTCCTTTTATGAAGCAACATATTAAAGTGATTGCAATTATTTTTGCTTTGATGTTTTTTGCTATTATTTTTGGAGGTTCCTTAGGTCAAGGAGGGACGACGTTAAATCTCTTTATCATGCGTATGGTAGACCGTCATATGTTTGGTATTGAGATTCCGCCAAGTGTTTACTATGCGCTTGATCCTGTATTCATGATGGTGATTGGGCCGATTTTGGCGATTGTTTATACCAAGCTTGCAAAGCGTAAACTAGAGCCTAGCTCGCTTTATAAGTGCATGTTTGGTTTAATTACATTGTCAATTGGCTTTGGTGTATTCATTCTCGCCGCTCAGCATGCCATGCAATTACAAGGTCAGGTGACGAGCTTGTATATCGTCATTGCATTTATTATCTTCCCGCTAGCAGAACTTTTTATTATGCCAGTGGCGCTATCAATGATTACTAAAATCTCTCCCAAAGAGCTGACGGCAACGATGACTGGAATGTGGATGCTCAGTCAGTCTGTGGGTAGCTTATTGACCAATAGTCTGTCTAAGTTAGGTGCGGTGAGCTTTAAGGTAGACGCGCCTGCGGCTTATGTACATGCGGGGTCGATTTATCGCTATGGCTTTAGTGCAACGGCATTATTGCTGCTAGGGTCGGGTGTTTTGATGGGGCTAGGGTCTTATCTATTACAACGCCGCTCTCAAAGTGCTCGTTATTTAGTTGCTGCTTAA
- a CDS encoding 6TM ABC transporter family protein: MSTQMQQKSMKTIQRLKPFTQPFLSHWRSMSLGLLLGLMTVVAAVGLLSLSGWLISASAGAGLAMATALAFNYYLPGGGVRAFSLIRILGRYGERVVTHEATFRILTTLRVWFYRKIEPLAPAGLLKQQSGDLLSRIVSDIDTLDEAYLRIIGPFMIAMVLSFLLLFFLCFFSVQIAWSDFFTDGGEWFLCTFIG, from the coding sequence ATGAGTACCCAAATGCAGCAAAAATCAATGAAAACAATACAGCGGCTTAAGCCGTTTACCCAGCCTTTTTTATCACACTGGCGTTCGATGAGTTTGGGTTTATTATTGGGCCTGATGACTGTGGTTGCTGCGGTGGGGTTATTGTCGCTTTCTGGTTGGCTAATTTCAGCATCCGCAGGTGCAGGGCTTGCGATGGCAACGGCACTTGCCTTTAATTATTATTTGCCTGGAGGCGGGGTTCGAGCCTTTTCTTTAATCCGTATTTTAGGGCGTTATGGTGAACGTGTGGTGACACATGAGGCGACGTTTCGTATCTTAACGACCTTACGCGTTTGGTTTTATCGAAAAATAGAGCCATTAGCTCCAGCCGGCTTATTAAAGCAGCAGAGCGGTGATTTATTATCAAGAATTGTCAGTGATATTGATACGCTCGATGAGGCTTATTTGCGTATCATTGGTCCTTTTATGATTGCAATGGTGCTCTCTTTTCTTTTGCTATTTTTCTTGTGTTTTTTTAGTGTGCAAATTGCTTGGTCTGATTTTTTTACTGATGGTGGTGAGTGGTTTTTGTGTACCTTTATTGGCTGA
- a CDS encoding sensor histidine kinase: MTHLYLEQASEIKQIKTDQRQHRLLHTLYDATLEWQIEDNNLLISPRLLEILGYKPEDIPNQATQAYPELLHPDDIQPSWQKLQDCINKKTDYFINNQRIRHKQGHYLWFLGIAVLIQHNKSDPPVIFANAIDISQDKNLIQKLSEKEQQFEHIVSQVPGIIFQWYQKKNGERGFSYVSPRIEEVLQISPNEALNDWQTVNVHPDDKKGLEQSIKQSIVEQKDWNYTGRAILKDGSHRWLHGASRPIFVENGDVYFNGILMDITERHQLEASLEQKNQKLSLTNSELERTNQEIEHFAYAASHDLQEPLRSLMIYSQMLLEHSKEYGQFSDEASCILKAATRMRGIVSDILEFSNAGRIMHMQKHNPKDIIHAACENLEAIITEKNANISISELPESIFIDERLVLVLFQNLIANAIKYTTANTAPNVIISATLNKNAHQVTICIKDNGIGIPERYQQQIFDAFKRLHTRQEYEGTGIGLATCKRIVEKHHGKIWVESSGENEGSSFKFTLPIAEFLPIHS; encoded by the coding sequence GTGACTCACCTCTACCTAGAGCAAGCTTCAGAAATTAAGCAAATTAAAACAGATCAACGACAACACCGCCTTCTTCATACATTATATGATGCCACCTTAGAGTGGCAAATTGAAGATAATAATTTATTAATCTCACCTAGATTACTCGAAATACTTGGCTATAAACCTGAAGATATCCCCAACCAAGCAACACAAGCTTACCCTGAATTATTGCATCCTGACGATATTCAACCCAGCTGGCAAAAACTACAAGACTGCATCAATAAAAAAACAGACTACTTTATTAACAACCAGCGTATCCGCCACAAGCAAGGTCATTACCTATGGTTTTTAGGTATTGCTGTGCTAATCCAACACAATAAAAGTGATCCTCCCGTTATTTTTGCCAATGCCATTGATATTTCTCAGGACAAAAATTTAATTCAAAAATTATCAGAAAAAGAACAGCAATTTGAGCATATTGTCTCTCAAGTCCCTGGAATTATTTTCCAATGGTATCAGAAGAAAAATGGTGAACGTGGTTTTTCCTATGTTAGCCCTCGCATCGAGGAGGTGCTACAAATTTCTCCTAATGAGGCCTTAAATGATTGGCAAACGGTTAATGTTCACCCCGATGATAAAAAAGGGCTCGAGCAAAGCATTAAGCAATCCATTGTTGAGCAAAAGGACTGGAACTATACCGGTCGCGCTATTTTAAAAGACGGCAGTCATCGCTGGTTGCATGGAGCTTCCAGGCCCATATTTGTGGAAAACGGTGATGTTTATTTTAATGGAATTTTGATGGATATCACTGAAAGGCACCAGTTAGAAGCATCGCTTGAGCAAAAAAACCAGAAACTTTCTCTAACCAATAGCGAGTTAGAACGCACTAACCAAGAGATCGAACATTTTGCCTATGCCGCTTCGCATGATTTACAAGAACCCTTGCGCTCTTTAATGATTTATAGCCAAATGCTCTTAGAACACAGCAAGGAGTATGGGCAATTTAGTGATGAAGCGAGTTGTATTTTAAAAGCAGCTACTCGTATGCGCGGCATCGTTTCTGATATTCTCGAGTTTTCTAATGCCGGTCGCATTATGCACATGCAAAAGCATAATCCAAAGGATATCATTCATGCAGCCTGTGAGAACTTAGAGGCGATCATCACAGAAAAAAATGCAAACATATCAATCTCTGAGCTACCCGAGAGCATTTTTATTGATGAGCGTCTTGTCTTAGTCCTGTTTCAAAATTTAATCGCAAACGCCATTAAATACACAACCGCAAACACAGCACCCAATGTCATTATTTCAGCAACACTTAACAAAAACGCTCACCAGGTTACTATTTGTATTAAAGACAATGGTATCGGCATTCCAGAGCGTTACCAACAACAAATTTTCGATGCCTTCAAGCGCTTACATACGCGTCAAGAATACGAAGGCACTGGTATTGGACTTGCCACCTGCAAACGTATCGTTGAAAAACATCATGGCAAAATCTGGGTTGAATCGTCTGGAGAAAATGAAGGCTCTAGTTTTAAATTTACCCTGCCGATTGCTGAGTTTTTACCTATTCATTCATAA
- a CDS encoding outer membrane protein transport protein, which translates to MSLFVRLKKNYLFFYIIFLFLIVFQIDFAVPVQYLTNSYLVGNAFSGATTSPTIAVIDSNPAVLATLSAPELYMSDSYIRSQTNNDQAVATQSISSAFFGTTEHQVTGQTSARNTMSNQVPSFSVVWPASSTVSLGLAVTAGNGLNSEYDDQWVGRYLNTQMKLTTLNMTPMMAIKVTPKFSLGFGWHFQKKQI; encoded by the coding sequence ATGAGTTTATTCGTGCGTCTGAAGAAAAATTATTTATTTTTTTATATCATTTTTTTATTTTTAATAGTATTCCAGATTGATTTCGCCGTTCCAGTGCAGTATTTAACAAATAGTTATCTTGTGGGTAATGCCTTTTCGGGGGCGACAACCAGCCCAACGATTGCCGTCATTGACTCTAACCCTGCGGTATTGGCGACGCTATCAGCGCCCGAACTTTATATGAGCGATAGTTATATTCGCTCTCAGACTAATAATGACCAGGCGGTTGCAACTCAGTCGATTAGTTCTGCGTTTTTCGGAACGACTGAACATCAGGTGACAGGGCAAACAAGTGCGAGAAATACAATGTCGAATCAAGTGCCGAGCTTTTCGGTGGTTTGGCCGGCATCATCCACTGTTTCGCTAGGTTTGGCGGTTACCGCAGGAAATGGTTTGAATTCAGAATATGATGATCAATGGGTCGGACGTTATCTGAATACTCAGATGAAGCTTACAACATTAAATATGACACCGATGATGGCGATTAAGGTGACACCTAAATTTTCTCTAGGGTTTGGTTGGCATTTTCAAAAAAAGCAAATTTGA
- a CDS encoding PAS domain-containing protein, producing the protein MLNENTIQIPRNQLDNSSIVILRWDNDFNITDIEGNTLSLFGRNKSDITNKLNLKELIYPDDFNCLKTELDYYLSERKTELQHKNYRVLHLQGKNRWVEAYTWINYQDPTKKISS; encoded by the coding sequence ATGCTCAACGAAAACACCATACAAATTCCTCGTAACCAACTTGATAACAGCTCAATAGTAATTCTTCGTTGGGACAACGATTTTAATATTACCGATATTGAAGGCAATACACTATCACTATTTGGCCGTAATAAATCTGATATAACAAATAAACTAAACCTAAAAGAATTAATTTATCCAGATGATTTTAACTGTTTAAAAACAGAACTTGATTACTATCTGTCTGAGAGAAAAACAGAGCTACAGCATAAAAATTATCGTGTATTACATTTACAAGGCAAAAATCGCTGGGTTGAAGCCTATACCTGGATTAACTATCAAGATCCGACTAAAAAAATCTCAAGTTGA